One genomic segment of Epinephelus fuscoguttatus linkage group LG19, E.fuscoguttatus.final_Chr_v1 includes these proteins:
- the mmd gene encoding monocyte to macrophage differentiation factor isoform X1 — protein MKRVNSFQRFMNRRASANCRYQPTCYEHAANCYTHALLIVPAFVGMALLHRLSDNGWERITAWVYGMGLCALFLVSTVFHIITWKKSHMRSMEQCFHMCDRVVIYFFIAASYTPWLNLRELGPLAAHMRWFVWLMAVAGTIYVFNYHEKYKVVELAFYLMMGFFPASVVTSMSNTEGLQELACGGLIYCLGVFFFKSDGVIPFAHAIWHVFVALAAAVHYYAIWKYLYKAPSADALLQS, from the exons ATGAAGAGAGTGAACAGCTTTCAGAG gttcATGAACAGACGGGCCTCTGCTAACTGCCGCTACCAGCCCACCTGCTATGAGCATGCTGCAAACTGCTACACCCATGCC CTCCTCATTGTGCCGGCCTTCGTGGGCATGGCGTTGCTGCATCGTTTGTCCGATAACGGCTGGGAGAGGATCACTGCCTGGGTGTACGGCATGGGACTGTGTGCCCTCTTCCTGGTCTCCACTGTGTTTCATATCATCACCTGGAAGAAAAGCCACATGAG gtCTATGGAACAGTGTTTCCACATGTGTGACAGAGTGGTCATCTATTTCTTCATCGCTGCCTCCTACACACCTTG GTTGAACCTGCGTGAGTTGGGCCCACTAGCAGCACACATGCGCTGGTTTGTGTGGCTCATGGCTGTTGCTGGAACCATATATGTCTTCAATTATCATGAAAA GTATAAAGTTGTTGAGCTGGCCTTCTATTTGATGATGGGTTTTTTCCCTGCATCGGTAGTGACATCAATG AGCAACACAGAGGGCCTTCAGGAGCTGGCCTGCGGTGGACTCATCTACTGCCTCGGTGTGTTCTTCTTCAAGAGCGACGGCGTCATCCCCTTTGCCCACGCCATCTGGCATGTGTTCGTGGCGCTGGCTGCGGCTGTGCACTACTACGCCATCTGGAAATACCTCTACAAGGCCCCCAGCGCAGACGCCCTCCTCCAGTCGTGA